A genomic window from Streptomyces sp. HUAS YS2 includes:
- a CDS encoding MerR family transcriptional regulator — MKISEASRVSGVSARSLRHYEDEGLIVPGRFSNGFRDYCQSTIDRVLVIRSLLESGLPVRLIRELLPRLTDGSEAGTDAVCAEFLHEVQSYRDRLAARIAVLSDQQAALDTYLREARRADL; from the coding sequence ATGAAGATCAGCGAAGCTTCCAGAGTCAGCGGCGTGAGTGCGAGATCGTTGCGGCACTACGAGGATGAGGGCTTGATCGTCCCTGGCCGTTTCAGCAATGGGTTCCGCGACTACTGCCAGTCCACGATCGACCGGGTGCTCGTCATCCGCTCGCTGCTGGAGTCTGGGCTGCCCGTGCGGTTGATCAGGGAGCTCCTGCCCCGCCTCACTGACGGTTCCGAAGCCGGCACCGACGCAGTGTGCGCGGAGTTTCTGCACGAGGTGCAGAGCTATCGCGATCGGCTCGCTGCTCGCATCGCCGTTCTCAGCGATCAGCAGGCGGCACTCGACACCTACCTGCGAGAGGCCCGCCGTGCTGATCTATAG
- a CDS encoding ABC transporter ATP-binding protein — protein MIDVQNLTKRYGPNTAVHGLSFTVRPGAVTGFLGPNGAGKSTTMRMMLGLTRPDDGSARIGGRAYRELRHPARHVGAVLETAAPHRGMTAAGHLLWLARANRVPRRRIAEVLEAVDLAGAARRRIGTYSLGMAQRLGLAAALLGDPPVLVLDEPVNGLDAEGIRRLRGTLRAMAAEGRTVLISSHLMTEMSLVADHLIVIHRGRLVADTGMGEFLRRHGRSHVRVRTPDPGRLARELERHGAAVTRTADGSLAVEGLPAADISHRAAVCGLPLDELSTHSASLEDTFLDLIGAGESGR, from the coding sequence GTGATCGACGTCCAGAACCTGACCAAGCGCTACGGGCCGAACACCGCCGTGCACGGCCTGTCCTTCACGGTACGGCCAGGCGCCGTGACCGGATTCCTGGGCCCGAACGGGGCCGGGAAGTCCACGACGATGCGCATGATGCTCGGCCTGACCCGACCGGACGACGGCTCCGCGCGCATCGGCGGCCGCGCGTACCGCGAACTCCGCCACCCGGCCCGGCACGTCGGCGCCGTACTGGAAACCGCGGCCCCGCATCGCGGCATGACCGCCGCCGGCCACCTGCTGTGGCTGGCGCGGGCCAATCGCGTCCCCCGGCGGCGGATCGCGGAGGTCCTGGAGGCGGTGGACCTGGCGGGCGCGGCCCGGCGACGGATCGGCACGTACTCGCTGGGCATGGCGCAGCGGCTGGGCCTGGCGGCGGCCCTGCTCGGCGACCCGCCCGTACTGGTGCTCGACGAGCCGGTCAACGGCCTCGACGCGGAGGGCATCCGCCGGCTGCGCGGCACGCTCCGCGCGATGGCCGCCGAGGGCCGTACGGTCCTGATCTCCAGCCACCTGATGACGGAGATGTCGCTGGTCGCGGACCACCTGATCGTGATCCACCGGGGGCGTCTGGTGGCGGACACCGGCATGGGGGAGTTCCTCCGCCGGCACGGCCGGAGCCACGTCCGCGTCCGCACGCCGGACCCGGGGCGCCTGGCGAGGGAGCTGGAACGGCACGGGGCGGCGGTGACACGCACGGCCGACGGAAGCCTGGCGGTCGAGGGTCTACCGGCAGCGGACATCAGCCACAGGGCGGCGGTCTGCGGACTGCCACTGGACGAACTGAGCACGCACTCGGCTTCGTTGGAGGACACGTTCCTCGACCTGATCGGAGCAGGGGAGAGTGGACGATGA
- a CDS encoding response regulator transcription factor, producing MTEPVRVLIADDQALLRGSFRVLIDATPGMTVVGEAEDGARTVELARTLRPDVVLMDLRMPVMDGIEATRAIRADETLRGVRVLALTMFDTDEYAYPALRAGASGFLLKDATPNELITGIRIVAAGESVLAATTTTRLISTLTPPPTPRPRPTPLPGLTTRETEVLVQIANGLSNAEIAATLQITLPTVKTHVSTLLTKLQARDRTQLAIIAYETNHAEPGFPT from the coding sequence ATGACCGAACCGGTCCGGGTACTGATCGCAGACGATCAGGCGCTGCTCCGCGGTAGCTTCCGCGTCCTCATCGACGCGACACCGGGGATGACGGTGGTGGGAGAGGCGGAAGACGGCGCGAGGACCGTGGAGTTGGCCCGCACCCTGCGACCGGACGTGGTCCTGATGGACCTCCGCATGCCCGTCATGGACGGCATCGAGGCGACCCGCGCGATCCGCGCCGACGAGACCCTCCGGGGGGTCCGCGTCCTCGCCCTGACGATGTTCGACACGGACGAGTACGCCTACCCGGCGCTCCGCGCCGGCGCGAGCGGCTTCCTCCTGAAGGACGCCACCCCGAACGAACTGATCACCGGCATCCGCATCGTCGCCGCCGGCGAATCGGTCCTGGCCGCCACCACCACAACCCGCCTGATATCCACCCTCACCCCGCCCCCCACTCCCCGCCCCCGACCAACCCCCCTACCGGGCCTCACGACCCGCGAGACCGAGGTCCTGGTCCAGATAGCCAACGGCCTCTCGAACGCAGAAATCGCGGCAACCCTCCAGATCACCCTGCCGACGGTAAAAACCCACGTCAGCACCCTCCTGACCAAACTCCAAGCCAGAGACCGCACCCAACTGGCCATCATCGCCTACGAAACCAACCACGCAGAACCCGGCTTCCCCACCTGA
- a CDS encoding sensor histidine kinase → MSVLRPPSADALDATTAWLLAAITALPLAVRRLRPVPVFACSLAGACAALVAGLGPTPFLGAAYGLYAVVLGRSARTAGAGRPGQSRRPRPPVRWPRPPAAVAVGVVSAVAAAALTTTGARQYEGGTRAVQLVLGLLVLGATWATASAVRERRESARRAVEEAAERAKVEERLRIARDIHDVVTHSVGLIAVKAGVANHVIATHPEEAHEALTVIEDVSRRALRDMRATLTVLRGDEGELRPVRGLADLPELVGAAEAAGVRVELRTHGPEEPPDAVGLSAYRIVQEALNNTVKHAGAGVRCSVEVTARGGVVEIAVEDDGPGDGHRPVVPGGGLGLVGMRERAAAHGGTLTAGPGEDGGFGVRARLPY, encoded by the coding sequence GTGTCCGTCCTGCGCCCGCCGTCCGCCGACGCGCTGGACGCCACGACCGCCTGGCTGCTGGCGGCGATCACGGCCCTGCCGCTCGCCGTCCGCCGGCTCCGGCCCGTACCGGTCTTCGCGTGCTCCCTGGCCGGCGCGTGCGCGGCGCTGGTGGCCGGGCTCGGCCCGACGCCGTTCCTGGGCGCGGCGTACGGGCTGTATGCGGTGGTGCTGGGGAGGTCGGCGCGGACGGCGGGGGCGGGGCGCCCCGGGCAGTCCCGGCGACCTCGGCCGCCGGTTCGGTGGCCCCGGCCGCCCGCCGCTGTCGCCGTCGGCGTGGTGAGCGCGGTGGCCGCGGCCGCGCTGACGACGACCGGGGCACGGCAGTACGAGGGCGGGACGCGAGCCGTACAACTCGTCCTCGGCCTGCTCGTCCTGGGCGCCACCTGGGCCACGGCGTCGGCGGTCCGGGAGCGCCGGGAGAGCGCGCGGCGGGCGGTCGAGGAGGCCGCCGAGCGGGCGAAGGTCGAGGAACGCCTGCGGATCGCCCGCGACATCCATGACGTCGTCACGCACAGCGTGGGCCTGATCGCGGTGAAGGCCGGCGTCGCCAACCATGTGATCGCCACGCACCCGGAGGAGGCGCACGAGGCGCTGACCGTGATCGAGGACGTCAGCCGCAGGGCACTGCGCGACATGCGGGCGACGCTCACGGTGCTGCGCGGGGACGAGGGGGAACTGCGTCCGGTCCGGGGCCTCGCCGATCTGCCCGAGCTGGTCGGGGCAGCCGAGGCGGCGGGCGTACGGGTCGAGTTGCGCACGCACGGGCCGGAGGAACCCCCGGACGCCGTGGGGCTGTCCGCGTACCGCATCGTCCAGGAGGCCCTGAACAACACGGTGAAGCACGCGGGCGCGGGCGTCCGGTGCAGCGTCGAAGTCACCGCGCGGGGCGGGGTGGTGGAGATCGCCGTGGAGGACGACGGCCCCGGTGACGGGCACCGGCCGGTCGTACCCGGCGGCGGACTGGGCCTGGTCGGCATGCGGGAGCGGGCCGCGGCGCACGGCGGCACGCTGACGGCGGGACCGGGGGAGGACGGCGGCTTCGGGGTGCGGGCGAGGCTGCCGTACTGA
- the nrtL gene encoding ArgS-related anticodon-binding protein NrtL, protein MTPADLSLTLRRAVRRAVDEGVLSVDVPEVVRVERTRPGGSGDYASNVALVLARAADATPRHVAELLIERLLPHPDLGRIDITGPGFLNFTLRLDTQQDLVRAIQRYGLRYGHRPDTGEIAQPCYRSDVRAAVTADAVRRLLHSQGVLLRTAAEDAADPDWALLGVRIEAEHSRSHLPTDITPLPVPYTARELLDRFGVDAARWGLLSAASHDHAKLTDELLHQHEGNPLFRVRYAYSRTRALLRNAEQLGFGTEGEPTRAVDAPVLTGLLRDHPAVLASAARLRAPDRVARHLEATADALLAFQHTVLPLGDEKPSAAHRSRLALAEAAGTVLAGGLALLGISAPEQI, encoded by the coding sequence GTGACCCCCGCGGACCTCTCCCTCACCCTCCGGCGCGCCGTGCGCCGTGCGGTTGACGAGGGTGTGCTGTCCGTCGACGTGCCCGAGGTCGTCCGCGTCGAGCGGACCCGGCCCGGCGGCAGCGGGGACTACGCCAGCAACGTCGCGCTCGTGCTCGCCCGCGCCGCCGACGCGACGCCGCGGCACGTCGCCGAGCTGCTCATCGAGCGGCTCCTCCCGCACCCCGACCTCGGCCGCATCGACATCACCGGGCCCGGGTTCCTCAACTTCACCCTGCGCCTCGACACGCAGCAGGACCTCGTGCGGGCCATCCAGCGGTACGGACTCCGGTACGGGCATCGGCCCGACACCGGCGAGATCGCCCAGCCCTGCTACCGCTCCGACGTCCGGGCCGCCGTCACCGCCGACGCCGTCCGGCGGCTCCTCCACTCCCAGGGTGTGCTCCTGCGGACCGCCGCCGAGGACGCCGCCGACCCCGACTGGGCTCTGCTCGGCGTGCGGATCGAGGCCGAGCACTCCCGGTCGCATCTGCCGACCGACATCACCCCGCTGCCGGTGCCGTACACCGCCCGCGAGCTCCTCGATCGCTTCGGCGTCGACGCCGCCCGCTGGGGGCTCCTCTCCGCCGCCTCGCACGACCACGCCAAGCTCACCGACGAGCTGCTCCACCAGCACGAGGGCAACCCCCTCTTCCGGGTGCGGTACGCCTACTCCCGTACCCGCGCCCTGCTCCGCAACGCCGAGCAGCTGGGCTTCGGCACCGAGGGCGAGCCGACGCGGGCCGTCGACGCGCCCGTGCTCACCGGGCTGCTCCGCGACCACCCCGCCGTCCTCGCCTCGGCCGCCCGCCTCCGCGCCCCCGACCGGGTCGCCCGGCACCTCGAAGCCACCGCCGACGCGCTGCTCGCCTTCCAGCACACGGTCCTGCCCCTCGGCGACGAGAAACCCTCGGCCGCCCATCGATCCCGGCTCGCGCTCGCCGAAGCCGCCGGGACGGTGCTCGCCGGTGGCCTCGCCCTGCTCGGCATCAGCGCACCCGAACAGATCTGA
- a CDS encoding AAA family ATPase gives MSGSSVSWHAARKCERLWVEGMMLLRQGRDAEAAGRFQQAVEQDPTAADAWLGLHATGRRQAEALAAMSLHHRSFGVLRNKNTMQLQSRFDLGHYATFRLESARDLWLAGLVSMLDDKRFDEVEPVLMSAHRDCDETRFLYCRFAFLKKDWPRVLEWSRDISDGFQNDEARLYVAYALVHDHMFHEVLNTLSGLPRSMRKGARFEGEVSYLRGLAHEGLGRPDEALRHFQFSYRCFPTFGDVAERAKQRTAPPAPPSAPPPAPPSTPPAAPAQPARPTRSATPAGSAAPTTPDPAAAPADDGGREAQLAEAMAMLDGMVGLDSVKRQLRTMIAQLRMAVVRREQGLPSTAGPQHFVFAGPPGTGKTTVARIVGKVFAGLGLLESGHVVETQRVDLVGQYLGATAIKTTAVIDSALGGVLFIDEAYALHNTGYSGGDAFGKEALQVLLKRAEDDRERLVVILAGYPDEMSQLLSTNPGLASRFTTRVDFPSYSTSELEQIARGILDGQGDTLDDDSATALGACFRRAAEDGLVERLGNGRFARELCRKAAALRDLRVYEVHGGSGMPSREELTASGSRT, from the coding sequence GTGTCGGGATCGTCGGTCTCGTGGCACGCGGCCAGGAAGTGCGAGCGGCTGTGGGTCGAGGGGATGATGCTGCTGCGGCAGGGGCGGGACGCCGAGGCCGCCGGGCGGTTCCAGCAGGCCGTGGAGCAGGATCCGACCGCCGCGGACGCGTGGTTGGGGCTGCACGCGACGGGGCGGCGGCAGGCGGAGGCGCTGGCGGCGATGTCGCTGCATCACCGCTCGTTCGGGGTCCTGCGGAACAAGAACACGATGCAGCTCCAGTCCCGTTTCGATCTCGGCCACTACGCCACCTTCCGCCTGGAGAGCGCGCGCGACCTGTGGCTGGCCGGCCTGGTGTCGATGCTCGACGACAAGCGGTTCGACGAGGTCGAGCCGGTGCTCATGAGTGCGCACCGCGACTGCGACGAGACCCGGTTCCTCTACTGCCGGTTCGCCTTCCTGAAGAAGGACTGGCCCAGGGTCCTGGAGTGGTCACGCGACATCTCGGACGGGTTCCAGAACGACGAGGCGCGGCTGTACGTGGCGTACGCGCTCGTCCACGACCACATGTTCCACGAGGTCCTGAACACCCTGTCCGGGCTCCCCCGCAGCATGCGCAAGGGCGCGCGGTTCGAGGGCGAGGTCTCCTACCTGCGCGGTCTCGCCCACGAGGGGCTCGGGCGGCCCGACGAGGCGCTACGGCACTTCCAGTTCTCGTACCGCTGCTTCCCCACCTTCGGCGACGTCGCCGAACGGGCGAAGCAGCGTACGGCTCCACCCGCCCCACCGTCGGCGCCCCCGCCCGCGCCGCCGTCGACGCCTCCGGCCGCCCCCGCCCAGCCCGCGCGGCCCACCCGGTCCGCCACCCCCGCCGGCTCCGCGGCCCCCACCACTCCTGATCCTGCCGCCGCTCCGGCCGACGACGGTGGCCGCGAGGCGCAGCTCGCCGAGGCGATGGCCATGCTGGACGGGATGGTCGGACTGGACTCGGTCAAGCGCCAACTGCGCACGATGATCGCGCAGTTGCGGATGGCCGTGGTGCGCAGGGAGCAGGGGCTGCCGTCGACCGCCGGGCCGCAGCACTTCGTCTTCGCGGGCCCGCCCGGTACCGGCAAGACGACGGTAGCCCGGATCGTCGGCAAGGTATTCGCTGGGCTCGGGCTGCTGGAGAGCGGGCACGTCGTCGAGACGCAGCGCGTCGACCTGGTCGGCCAGTACCTCGGTGCGACGGCCATCAAGACCACCGCGGTGATCGACTCCGCCCTCGGCGGCGTCCTGTTCATCGACGAGGCGTACGCGCTTCACAACACCGGCTACTCCGGCGGCGACGCGTTCGGGAAGGAGGCCCTCCAGGTGCTGCTCAAGCGCGCCGAGGACGACCGGGAGCGGCTCGTCGTGATCCTCGCGGGGTACCCGGACGAGATGTCCCAGCTGCTGTCGACCAACCCGGGCCTCGCCTCCCGGTTCACCACACGGGTGGACTTCCCCTCGTACTCCACGTCCGAACTGGAGCAGATCGCCCGCGGCATCCTGGACGGGCAGGGCGACACGCTGGACGACGACTCGGCCACCGCCCTCGGCGCCTGCTTCCGCCGCGCCGCCGAGGACGGGCTCGTGGAGCGGCTCGGCAACGGCCGGTTCGCACGCGAGCTGTGCCGCAAGGCCGCCGCGCTGCGCGATCTTCGGGTGTACGAGGTCCACGGCGGCTCGGGCATGCCGAGCCGCGAGGAGCTGACGGCGTCCGGGTCGCGGACATGA
- a CDS encoding Ku protein, producing MRSIWNGAISFGLVSIPIKLVNATESRSVSFRQIHTEDGGRIRYKKVCELDGEEVATADIGKAYEDADGSMIPITDEDLASLPLPTAKTIEIVAFVAADEIDPLQMDAAYYLSANGVPAAKPYTLLREALKRSDRVAVAKYALRGRERLGMLRVVGDVIAMHGLLWPDEVREPEGVAPEAPVSVREAELDLADALMATLGEVDLDSLHDDYREAVEEMIAAKAEGGEAVVPAAPAEEGGGRVIDLMAALESSVRAAKEARGEEPASVTELAGRKRAATSRSTPKETGAKKSTATGGRAGAAAKKTTQPKKTTARTGSAAKRTATKSTATKSTATTKSTSTTKSTAKKATAKKATTKKATPRKRSA from the coding sequence GTGCGATCCATATGGAACGGCGCCATCTCCTTCGGGCTGGTCAGCATCCCGATCAAGCTCGTGAACGCCACCGAGAGCCGGTCCGTCTCCTTCCGGCAGATCCACACCGAGGACGGCGGCCGGATCCGCTACAAGAAGGTCTGCGAGCTGGACGGCGAGGAGGTGGCGACGGCGGACATCGGCAAGGCCTACGAGGACGCCGACGGCTCCATGATTCCGATCACGGACGAGGACCTGGCCTCGCTGCCGCTGCCGACCGCCAAGACGATCGAGATCGTCGCGTTCGTGGCGGCCGACGAGATCGACCCGCTCCAGATGGACGCGGCGTACTACCTCTCCGCCAACGGCGTGCCGGCCGCCAAGCCGTACACCTTGCTGCGCGAGGCACTGAAGCGCAGCGACCGGGTCGCGGTGGCGAAGTACGCGCTGCGGGGGCGGGAGCGGCTCGGGATGCTCCGGGTGGTCGGCGACGTGATCGCCATGCACGGTCTGCTCTGGCCGGACGAGGTCCGCGAGCCGGAGGGCGTGGCGCCGGAGGCGCCGGTGTCGGTACGGGAGGCCGAACTCGACCTGGCGGACGCGCTGATGGCGACGCTGGGCGAGGTCGATCTCGACTCGCTGCACGACGACTACCGCGAGGCCGTCGAGGAGATGATCGCCGCGAAGGCCGAGGGCGGCGAGGCGGTCGTGCCGGCCGCGCCGGCGGAGGAGGGCGGCGGCCGGGTCATCGACCTGATGGCTGCCCTGGAAAGCAGTGTCCGTGCGGCGAAGGAGGCCCGCGGCGAGGAGCCGGCGTCGGTCACGGAGCTGGCCGGCCGCAAGCGGGCCGCGACGTCGCGGAGCACGCCGAAGGAGACCGGCGCGAAGAAGTCCACGGCGACCGGTGGCCGGGCCGGGGCGGCGGCGAAGAAGACGACGCAGCCGAAGAAGACCACGGCGCGTACGGGCTCGGCCGCGAAGAGGACGGCGACGAAATCGACCGCGACCAAGTCGACCGCGACGACGAAATCGACCTCGACGACGAAATCGACCGCGAAGAAGGCGACGGCCAAGAAGGCCACGACGAAGAAGGCCACCCCGCGCAAGCGCAGCGCGTGA
- a CDS encoding NADPH:quinone oxidoreductase family protein, producing the protein MEINEQQHTAEQTVRALVQRSHRGPKDLTLTTDHRRPTPGPGEYLIRVGAAGVNFADVMQAHGTYGGGPQAPYVAGFEAAGEIVGVGLEVESPLRLGTHVVGAGPGAFAQYMTMPAAGVLPVPSGWSDAAALGLVLNWATALAALKPLGEIKTGETVLVHAAAGGVGQAAVRLARHYGARVIATASPAKHDTVKALGADEVLDSRRPDLAEEITRLTGGVDLVLESVGQATFKISLSVTKPFTGRIVVFGAASGDATLTTHDLVFTHQVQVKGLHIGALAVAAPSLYQSLLVEIEALIAHGTYPPGTPQVHPLAEGAKVLEQLEAGQTRGKLALDPWR; encoded by the coding sequence ATGGAGATCAACGAGCAGCAGCACACCGCTGAGCAGACGGTACGAGCACTGGTCCAGCGGTCGCATCGGGGACCGAAGGACCTGACCCTCACGACCGATCACCGCCGCCCCACCCCGGGGCCCGGCGAGTACCTGATCCGTGTCGGCGCCGCCGGGGTCAACTTCGCAGACGTCATGCAGGCCCATGGAACTTATGGAGGAGGCCCGCAGGCACCCTATGTGGCGGGCTTCGAGGCCGCAGGCGAGATCGTGGGGGTCGGCCTGGAGGTCGAGAGTCCGCTGCGCCTCGGCACCCACGTCGTCGGCGCCGGCCCGGGAGCCTTCGCGCAGTACATGACGATGCCGGCCGCGGGCGTGCTGCCCGTGCCGTCCGGCTGGAGCGACGCCGCAGCCCTCGGCCTGGTGCTGAACTGGGCCACCGCCTTGGCTGCACTGAAGCCGCTGGGCGAGATCAAGACGGGTGAGACAGTCCTCGTCCATGCCGCGGCCGGAGGCGTGGGGCAGGCCGCCGTCCGCCTCGCCCGCCACTACGGTGCCCGCGTGATCGCCACGGCGTCACCAGCGAAGCACGACACCGTCAAAGCGCTCGGCGCCGACGAGGTCCTGGACAGCCGACGCCCGGATCTCGCAGAGGAGATCACCCGCCTGACCGGCGGTGTCGATCTGGTCCTGGAGTCAGTGGGACAGGCCACGTTCAAGATCAGCCTGTCGGTCACCAAACCCTTCACCGGACGCATCGTCGTGTTCGGTGCCGCTTCCGGCGACGCCACCCTGACCACGCACGACCTGGTCTTCACCCACCAGGTCCAGGTCAAGGGGCTGCACATCGGTGCACTGGCGGTCGCGGCCCCGTCCCTCTACCAGTCGTTGCTCGTCGAGATCGAGGCCCTCATCGCCCACGGCACGTACCCGCCCGGCACCCCCCAGGTTCACCCCCTGGCCGAGGGGGCCAAGGTGCTGGAGCAACTCGAAGCGGGCCAGACCCGGGGCAAGCTCGCCCTCGACCCCTGGCGTTAG
- a CDS encoding beta family protein, with product MPKHGIPEPAVRLIRALTRHGWFSSHSDGSERDTIGLMRSALGDPLAYVPILKGKAGEFSALEHVTPAVRSSIRPVMELVPDPDVRDVLETFCDRAMDAVPQGTVLTVDSGALPSAQVLAGDAGGPMARLSESLGLRGVAMSPVVRHTDKDEVLAEAARAINAHQHGACLRVSVTADSPPCFPNHSQIRGLLGVLRLEPEQVDLLKRLRHRPVQR from the coding sequence TTGCCGAAGCACGGCATTCCCGAACCCGCCGTGCGGCTGATTCGTGCCCTTACCCGGCACGGCTGGTTCTCGTCACACTCTGATGGGAGTGAGCGCGACACCATTGGCTTGATGCGGAGTGCGCTGGGGGATCCGTTGGCTTATGTTCCGATACTCAAGGGCAAAGCGGGGGAGTTCTCGGCCCTCGAGCACGTCACGCCGGCTGTCCGCTCCAGCATCCGCCCTGTCATGGAGTTGGTCCCGGACCCGGACGTCCGGGATGTTCTGGAGACCTTCTGCGACCGCGCGATGGACGCCGTGCCCCAAGGCACGGTTCTCACCGTCGACAGCGGCGCCCTGCCGTCAGCGCAAGTCCTCGCGGGCGATGCCGGCGGCCCCATGGCCCGCCTCAGCGAGTCCCTGGGCCTCCGGGGCGTTGCCATGTCCCCGGTGGTCCGGCACACGGACAAAGATGAGGTCCTGGCTGAGGCAGCACGCGCGATCAACGCGCATCAGCACGGGGCCTGCCTACGCGTCTCTGTTACCGCCGACTCGCCTCCGTGCTTTCCGAATCACTCACAGATCCGCGGACTCCTCGGAGTGCTACGCCTTGAACCAGAGCAGGTCGACCTCCTCAAGCGGCTGCGCCATCGCCCCGTACAGCGATGA
- a CDS encoding response regulator, with the protein MSGRVLVVDDNRVIRQLIRVNLELEGFEVVTAADGAECLDVVHQVCPDVVTLDVVMPRLDGLRTAARLRDDPQTSGVPVAIISACTPYEVESGFAAGVDAFLAKPFEPAELVRVVRQLVHGGRRQGPSQETEGPPSVDGSRRGAGRAGTPRT; encoded by the coding sequence GTGTCCGGGCGAGTGCTCGTTGTCGATGACAACCGGGTGATCCGTCAGTTGATCAGGGTCAATCTCGAGCTCGAGGGGTTCGAGGTGGTGACCGCGGCCGATGGTGCCGAGTGTCTTGATGTGGTGCATCAGGTATGTCCTGATGTCGTCACTCTCGACGTCGTCATGCCGCGGCTCGACGGGCTGCGGACCGCTGCGCGGCTGCGGGACGATCCGCAGACCAGCGGGGTGCCCGTCGCCATCATCAGTGCCTGCACTCCGTACGAGGTCGAGAGCGGGTTCGCCGCGGGTGTCGACGCGTTTCTCGCCAAGCCCTTCGAGCCTGCCGAGCTCGTGCGCGTCGTGCGGCAGCTCGTGCACGGGGGGCGGCGGCAGGGGCCGTCGCAGGAAACGGAGGGGCCGCCGTCCGTCGACGGCAGCAGACGCGGGGCCGGGCGGGCCGGCACTCCCCGTACGTGA
- a CDS encoding endonuclease/exonuclease/phosphatase family protein: MRWRAGWSVFGRRWGRRSATTAVGVALVLGGHGFVPQTPARLGSLLETFLPWAGLAVPFLVVVAVLVRSTAALAAALLPAVTWAVLFGPLLLPPRGEAAHPDLVVAQHNVSDVNPDPAGTARALRAAGADLVALEELTPAALPAYATGLAGAYPHHATYGSVGLWSRHPLRDVRPVDIRPAGLADPGWRRGLRATAATPHGDVAVYVAHLPSVRIGASGFRSAWRDDSARKLGRALADEPLERVVLAGDLNSTLADRALSPVTHRLAGPHSGPRSGLAFSWPASAPLARIDQVLVRGAMMPRVRTLPATGSDHLPVLAHVVF; encoded by the coding sequence GTGCGGTGGCGGGCGGGATGGTCGGTGTTCGGGCGGCGGTGGGGGCGACGATCGGCGACAACGGCCGTCGGGGTCGCCCTCGTGCTCGGCGGGCACGGGTTCGTGCCGCAGACGCCCGCGCGCCTCGGCAGCCTGCTGGAGACGTTCCTGCCGTGGGCCGGGCTCGCGGTGCCGTTCCTGGTGGTCGTCGCGGTGCTCGTCCGGTCCACGGCCGCACTGGCTGCGGCGCTGCTGCCGGCCGTGACGTGGGCCGTGCTGTTCGGGCCGCTGCTCCTGCCGCCGCGGGGCGAGGCAGCGCACCCCGACCTCGTCGTCGCGCAGCACAATGTGAGCGACGTGAACCCCGACCCGGCCGGGACCGCGCGGGCCCTGCGCGCGGCCGGGGCCGATCTCGTCGCGCTGGAGGAACTGACGCCCGCCGCCCTGCCCGCGTACGCGACCGGGCTCGCGGGCGCGTACCCGCATCACGCCACGTACGGGTCCGTCGGGCTGTGGTCCCGCCACCCGCTGCGGGACGTACGGCCGGTGGACATCAGGCCAGCCGGCCTCGCCGACCCCGGCTGGCGACGCGGTCTGCGGGCCACCGCGGCCACGCCGCACGGCGACGTCGCCGTGTACGTCGCCCACCTGCCGTCCGTACGGATCGGGGCGAGCGGGTTCCGGTCCGCGTGGCGCGACGACAGTGCCCGGAAGCTCGGGCGGGCCCTCGCGGACGAACCGCTGGAGCGCGTCGTCCTCGCCGGGGACCTCAACAGCACCCTTGCCGACCGCGCCCTCTCCCCCGTCACCCACCGCCTCGCCGGCCCCCACTCCGGCCCCCGCTCCGGCCTCGCCTTCAGCTGGCCGGCCTCCGCGCCCCTGGCGCGCATCGACCAGGTGCTCGTCCGCGGGGCCATGATGCCCCGCGTCCGTACGCTCCCGGCGACGGGGAGCGACCACCTGCCCGTCCTCGCGCACGTCGTGTTCTGA